Proteins from a single region of Drosophila biarmipes strain raj3 chromosome 3R, RU_DBia_V1.1, whole genome shotgun sequence:
- the LOC108032227 gene encoding uncharacterized protein LOC108032227 — protein sequence MNVDLRSYSRHWLTEFIEQYQEEECLWQPKHNDYSNHAARNKSYDRLVEKLKEVEPNPDRAMVVRKINSLRSAFRREFRKTTSKNDYETRLWYYDKLLFIADHKPKRHELGTKPKRELHISFDDEESMEFEDDSHHTGTQSQHMDSIIPTSPDEVEEVAATATNVVVSSQGATLSTISVTPAECVTLVKSEEQQAAEAAAAAAQAHQQLVAHAAAQTSIAAAAAQGHAVKVLEITSLDSNSQREIQQAVNHLEHHQQQLHLQQANGQHQGVPTIQIGRDHYQPLFGNAGTTAYTTTAAPTSSHRHDDEYDAIGVNVASKLRSINPTQRIVAEKLISDVLFNAQLDNLTVNSALTQ from the exons GTTCATCGAGCAGTACCAGGAGGAGGAGTGCCTGTGGCAGCCGAAGCACAACGACTACAGCAATCACGCAGCCCGGAACAAGTCCTACGACCGCCTGGTGGAGAAACTGAAGGAAGTGGAGCCCAATCCGGACAGGGCGATGGTTGTAAG GAAAATCAACTCGCTGCGCTCTGCTTTTCGGCGGGAATTCCGCAAGACCACCAGCAAAAACGACTACGAAACGCGACTGTGGTACTACGACAAGCTGCTCTTCATCGCCGATCACAAGCCCAAGCGCCACGAACTGGGCACCAAGCCCAAGCGGGAGCTCCACATCAGCTTCGACGACGAGGAGTCCATGGAGTTCGAGGACGACTCACATCACACGGGCACCCAGTCACAGCACATGGACTCCATAATTCCCACGTCCCCCGATGAggtggaggaggtggcggcCACGGCCACCAATGTGGTGGTCAGCAGCCAGGGCGCCACCCTGAGCACCATTTCGGTGACGCCCGCGGAATGTGTGACTCTGGTCAAGAGCGAGGAGCAACAGGCAGCCGAGGCGGCGGCTGCAGCAGCCCAGGCGCACCAGCAACTGGTGGCCCACGCAGCGGCCCAGACTTCCatagcggcggcggcggctcaGGGGCATGCCGTGAAGGTCCTCGAGATTACCTCCCTGGACTCCAACTCCCAGCGCGAGATACAACAG GCGGTAAACCACTTGGAGCACCATCAACAGCAGTTACACCTCCAGCAGGCCAATGGTCAGCACCAGGGAGTGCCCACCATTCAAATAGGACGCGACCACTACCAGCCTTTGTTTGGCAATGCCGGCACCACTGCCTACACCACCACAGCAGCTCCGACCAGCTCGCACCGGCACGACGACGAGTACGATGCAATTGGCGTGAATGTGGCCAGCAAGCTGCGCTCCATCAATCCCACACAGCGGATCGTGGCCGAGAAGCTGATCAGCGATGTTTTGTTCAACGCCCAGCTGGACAACCTCACCGTCAACTCGGCCCTCACGCAGTAA
- the LOC108032228 gene encoding uncharacterized protein LOC108032228, whose protein sequence is MSKQPSFVSRNLVAIVMIPSLVGIHLGWSYMQSNRKLVTEAEQIEMPPVTFARFVWNKLSGGGNPAE, encoded by the exons ATGTCCAAGCAGCCCTCGTTCGTGTCGCGCAACCTGGTGGCCATCGTGATGATCCCCAGTCTGGTGGGGATCCATCTGGGCTGGAGCTACATGCAGAGCAACCGGAAACTGGTCACGGAGGCGGAGCAGATCGAGATGCCGCCGGTTACG TTTGCCAGGTTCGTGTGGAACAAGCTGTCGGGCGGCGGAAACCCGGCGGAGTGA
- the LOC108031631 gene encoding fatty-acid amide hydrolase 2 isoform X1 gives MVKSILAVVRVHLEELWLRILGYIMRRFLRSAMIVFSWFVVPYSRYTNIKVIRRKLPPIRSHLLEIPAVDLAKLIRTRKIKSEEVVEAYIERCRQVNPLINAIVQDRFEEALEEAREIDRVIAMGINSVESMEELTPLLGIPVTVKESIAVKGLTNQAGRVFKTPQIAKSDAPVVEQIKRSGGIILLVSNTPELCLLWETYNNVTGQTKNPYDLKRTPGGSSGGEAALLASGASLLGLTSDIGGSSRLPAMFSGIWGHKPTPYAVSFRGHHPTSDFPKWGDFFTIAPMTRYAKDLPLLLKCMSDPTGPKLTLDRAISVNGIRFFFMDNDGPSGMMRPLSRDLHAAINRVATDFNAKRVNIRKMKWSLDISLSAMLTMKNIETIYHKTEEGEQPKTVCKETVKYFFGCSDSILPSVIFGHLQNFMKIIPNSRHKHLASIIEALKTEFKEMLGNDGVFLYPTFPNTAHQHYQIYHKLLEPMYMAIFNTLGLPVTNCMIGLDRRNLPMGIQVVANPGQDHLCLAVAREMERRYGGWVRPPSEDSHSSSGSSKQRG, from the exons A TGGTGAAATCGATACTGGCCGTGGTCCGTGTGCACCTGGAGGAGCTGTGGCTCAG GATCCTGGGGTACATCATGCGCCGGTTCCTGCGCTCGGCCATGATCGTCTTCAGCTGGTTCGTCGTCCCCTACAGCCGGTACACCAACATCAAGGTGATCCGGCGCAAGCTGCCGCCCATCCGGAGCCACCTGCTCGAGATACCCGCCGTCGACCTGGCCAAGCTGATTCGCACCCGAAAG ATTAAAAGCGAAGAAGTCGTGGAAGCCTACATCGAACGATGTCGACAG GTGAATCCGCTGATAAACGCCATCGTGCAGGATCGCTTCGAGGAGGCACTGGAGGAGGCCCGTGAGATAGACAGAGTGATAGCCATGGGCATCAACAGCGTGGAGTCGATGGAGGAGCTGACCCCGCTGCTGGGCATCCCGGTGACCGTCAAGGAGAGCATCGCCGTCAAGGGGCTGACCAACCAGGCTGGCCGCGTCTTCAAAACGCCGCAGATAGCCAAGTCGGATGCGCCCGTGGTGGAGCAGATCAAGCGCTCCGGCGGCATCATCCTGCTGGTGTCCAACACGCCGGAGCTCTGCCTGCTCTGGGAGACGTACAACAATGTGACGGGTCAGACGAAGAATCCGTACGACCTGAAGCGCACGCCGGGCGGATCGTCGGGCGGCGAGGCGGCGCTCCTGGCCAGCGGAGCCTCCCTGCTGGGCCTCACCTCGGACATAGGCGGCTCCTCGCGCCTGCCGGCCATGTTCAGTGGCATCTGGGGCCACAAGCCCACCCCCTATGCGGTCTCCTTCCGGGGTCACCATCCGACGAGCGACTTCCCCAAGTGGGGCGACTTCTTCACCATCGCTCCCATGACCCGCTACGCCAAGGatctgccgctgctgctcaAGTGCATGAGCGACCCCACGGGTCCCAAGCTCACGCTGGACAGGGCGATCAGCGTGAATGGGATTCGGTTCTTCTTCATGGACAACGACGGGCCGTCGGGCATGATGCGTCCCCTGAGCCGGGATCTGCATGCCGCCATCAATCGGGTGGCCACCGACTTCAATGCCAAGCGGGTGAACATCCGCAAGATGAAGTGGTCCCTGGACATCTCGCTGTCGGCCATGCTGACCATGAAGAACATCGAGACCATCTACCACAAGACGGAGGAGGGCGAGCAGCCCAAGACCGTGTGCAAGGAGACGGTGAAGTACTTCTTCGGCTGCTCGGACAGCATCCTGCCGTCGGTGATCTTCGGCCACCTGCAGAACTTCATGAAGATCATACCGAACTCGCGGCACAAGCACCTGGCCAGCATCATCGAGGCGCTCAAGACTGAATTCAAGGAGATGCTGGGCAACGACGGCGTCTTCCTCTACCCGACCTTCCCCAACACGGCGCACCAGCACTACCAGATCTACCACAAGCTGCTGGAGCCCATGTACATGGCCATCTTCAATACGCTGGGCCTGCCGGTGACCAACTGCATGATCGGCCTGGACCGGCGCAACCTGCCCATGGGCATCCAGGTGGTGGCCAATCCGGGCCAGGATCACCTCTGCCTGGCGGTGGCGCGCGAAATGGAGCGCCGCTACGGCGGTTGGGTGCGTCCGCC
- the LOC108031633 gene encoding succinate--hydroxymethylglutarate CoA-transferase, whose amino-acid sequence MLSRNWRLGRGFVNYGVCRQSLRNFAAAGDKNKGPDNASAADERHPLHGIRILDLSRIIAGPYCTMVLADLGAEVIKVERPHFGDEARKWGPPFLENSKDAAYFLAPNRNKRSICIDIKRGTKLLHKLAEISDVLVENYVPGTLERYNLGYEQLRKVNPKLIYCSMTGYGSVGPYAKRPGYDVIASSVGGLMHITGERDGPPSKVGVAVTDMSTGLYAHGAILAALYQRTRTQRGQKIEVDLLSTCCSLLLNVGSNYLNSGVEAGRMGTAHSSIVPYQSFKTKDGYLTLGTGSDVQFEDLCRRLKVEHLPQDPKFKTNKDRVINRKELIGFLEEMLAGNTSRNWMKLFEGASFPVGPVNSIPEVFEDEHIKAIGLVKSLRHPKDGTVKVVGPPVVFSEARNDARTAPPTLGQHTDEVLGELLGFGPEELAELKKENIIQ is encoded by the coding sequence ATGCTGTCACGGAACTGGCGACTCGGCCGGGGATTTGTTAATTACGGAGTTTGCCGGCAGAGCTTGAGAAACTTTGCAGCCGCTGGCGATAAAAACAAAGGCCCCGATAATGCCAGCGCTGCGGACGAACGGCACCCCCTACATGGCATCCGGATTTTGGACCTATCGCGCATAATCGCCGGTCCCTATTGCACCATGGTGCTGGCCGATCTAGGGGCGGAGGTCATCAAGGTGGAGCGCCCCCATTTTGGCGACGAGGCTCGCAAGTGGGGTCCACCTTTCCTGGAGAACAGCAAAGATGCCGCCTACTTCCTGGCCCCCAATCGCAACAAGCGGAGCATCTGCATCGACATTAAGAGAGGCACTAAGCTCCTCCACAAGCTGGCCGAGATTAGCGATGTGCTGGTGGAGAACTATGTGCCTGGTACTTTGGAGCGCTATAATTTGGGCTACGAACAGCTGAGGAAGGTCAACCCCAAGCTTATCTATTGCTCTATGACGGGCTACGGCTCCGTGGGTCCGTATGCCAAGCGACCGGGCTACGATGTGATTGCCTCCTCGGTGGGTGGGCTGATGCACATCACCGGCGAGCGGGATGGACCGCCCAGcaaggtgggcgtggccgtgaCGGACATGTCCACAGGGCTCTACGCCCATGGCGCCATTCTGGCAGCGCTCTACCAAAGGACCCGCACTCAGCGTGGCCAGAAGATCGAGGTGGACCTGCTGTCCACCTGCTGCTCCCTGTTGCTGAACGTGGGCAGCAACTATCTAAACTCCGGAGTCGAAGCAGGAAGGATGGGCACTGCCCACTCGAGCATAGTTCCTTACCAGAGCTTCAAGACCAAGGATGGCTATCTCACCCTGGGCACTGGCAGTGATGTTCAGTTCGAGGATCTGTGTCGTCGCCTGAAGGTGGAACACTTGCCGCAGGATCCCAAGTTCAAGACCAACAAGGATCGAGTCATAAATCGGAAGGAGCTAATTGGTTTCCTGGAGGAAATGCTAGCTGGGAACACCTCCCGCAACTGGATGAAGCTCTTCGAGGGCGCCTCCTTTCCCGTGGGACCTGTGAACTCCATTCCCGAGGTTTTCGAGGACGAGCACATCAAGGCCATCGGCCTGGTTAAGAGCCTGCGGCATCCGAAGGACGGAACCGTTAAGGTGGTGGGTCCTCCAGTGGTCTTTAGCGAAGCGCGGAACGATGCCCGGACAGCTCCTCCGACTCTGGGACAGCACACGGATGAAGTGCTGGGGGAACTATTGGGCTTTGGGCCGGAGGAACTTGCCGAGCTGAAGAAGGAAAACATTATTCAGTGA
- the LOC108031631 gene encoding fatty-acid amide hydrolase 2 isoform X2 has product MGINSVESMEELTPLLGIPVTVKESIAVKGLTNQAGRVFKTPQIAKSDAPVVEQIKRSGGIILLVSNTPELCLLWETYNNVTGQTKNPYDLKRTPGGSSGGEAALLASGASLLGLTSDIGGSSRLPAMFSGIWGHKPTPYAVSFRGHHPTSDFPKWGDFFTIAPMTRYAKDLPLLLKCMSDPTGPKLTLDRAISVNGIRFFFMDNDGPSGMMRPLSRDLHAAINRVATDFNAKRVNIRKMKWSLDISLSAMLTMKNIETIYHKTEEGEQPKTVCKETVKYFFGCSDSILPSVIFGHLQNFMKIIPNSRHKHLASIIEALKTEFKEMLGNDGVFLYPTFPNTAHQHYQIYHKLLEPMYMAIFNTLGLPVTNCMIGLDRRNLPMGIQVVANPGQDHLCLAVAREMERRYGGWVRPPSEDSHSSSGSSKQRG; this is encoded by the coding sequence ATGGGCATCAACAGCGTGGAGTCGATGGAGGAGCTGACCCCGCTGCTGGGCATCCCGGTGACCGTCAAGGAGAGCATCGCCGTCAAGGGGCTGACCAACCAGGCTGGCCGCGTCTTCAAAACGCCGCAGATAGCCAAGTCGGATGCGCCCGTGGTGGAGCAGATCAAGCGCTCCGGCGGCATCATCCTGCTGGTGTCCAACACGCCGGAGCTCTGCCTGCTCTGGGAGACGTACAACAATGTGACGGGTCAGACGAAGAATCCGTACGACCTGAAGCGCACGCCGGGCGGATCGTCGGGCGGCGAGGCGGCGCTCCTGGCCAGCGGAGCCTCCCTGCTGGGCCTCACCTCGGACATAGGCGGCTCCTCGCGCCTGCCGGCCATGTTCAGTGGCATCTGGGGCCACAAGCCCACCCCCTATGCGGTCTCCTTCCGGGGTCACCATCCGACGAGCGACTTCCCCAAGTGGGGCGACTTCTTCACCATCGCTCCCATGACCCGCTACGCCAAGGatctgccgctgctgctcaAGTGCATGAGCGACCCCACGGGTCCCAAGCTCACGCTGGACAGGGCGATCAGCGTGAATGGGATTCGGTTCTTCTTCATGGACAACGACGGGCCGTCGGGCATGATGCGTCCCCTGAGCCGGGATCTGCATGCCGCCATCAATCGGGTGGCCACCGACTTCAATGCCAAGCGGGTGAACATCCGCAAGATGAAGTGGTCCCTGGACATCTCGCTGTCGGCCATGCTGACCATGAAGAACATCGAGACCATCTACCACAAGACGGAGGAGGGCGAGCAGCCCAAGACCGTGTGCAAGGAGACGGTGAAGTACTTCTTCGGCTGCTCGGACAGCATCCTGCCGTCGGTGATCTTCGGCCACCTGCAGAACTTCATGAAGATCATACCGAACTCGCGGCACAAGCACCTGGCCAGCATCATCGAGGCGCTCAAGACTGAATTCAAGGAGATGCTGGGCAACGACGGCGTCTTCCTCTACCCGACCTTCCCCAACACGGCGCACCAGCACTACCAGATCTACCACAAGCTGCTGGAGCCCATGTACATGGCCATCTTCAATACGCTGGGCCTGCCGGTGACCAACTGCATGATCGGCCTGGACCGGCGCAACCTGCCCATGGGCATCCAGGTGGTGGCCAATCCGGGCCAGGATCACCTCTGCCTGGCGGTGGCGCGCGAAATGGAGCGCCGCTACGGCGGTTGGGTGCGTCCGCC